The Prochlorococcus marinus XMU1404 DNA segment CTTCTAAAGTTTCTATCACTTCTTTGGAATTTGCATCTGTAAGTTCTATTTTGACAGGACATCCAGGTGTTATTTTTGTAGCGAAAACATTTGATTTTGTATCTATATCTCTTGATTGAATAAGATTCTTTTTCGCAATTTTTGTAATGTCAGGGTCAAATGTTGGCATAATATTCTCTAAAGCCTCAATCATGGTAACTTCACAACCAAGCGCGGTATAAACATCTGCGAATTCCAATCCTATATAACCACTTCCAATAATAGCTATCCATCTAGGTAGCCACTCTAGCTTTACTGCATCATCACTAGTAAATACAGTTCTATTATCCAAGGTTATCCCACGAGGAACGAAAGGAGAAGAACCAGTTGCTATGACGATATTCTTACATGTGTATATTTTATCAATTCCGTTTTTATCTCTTACACCCACTTTTTGATTCCCTTCAAGTCTTCCAATACCCAAAATAATTTCAACTCCACTCCTTTTTAGAGTTTTTGTTAAATTTTCTCTAACGTTTAAAACCAGATTATTTGCATGATCAGCAATTTTTGATCTTTCAAACCTTACGGGTGCAGCATGAATACCAAATTTGGCTAAATGCTCATAATTACCTATTTCTCTGACTTTTCCAGTCGCAGCCAAAAGAGCTTTAGAGGGGACACACCCCTTGTTAACGCAAGTTCCTCCCATGTCTGAAGATTCCACTATCGCGACTTTCAGTCCCTTACTAGCAGCATGTTTAGCGGCATCAAAACCTCCATATCCTGCTCCTATTACGATTACATCGAAATCAAAACTTGAATCAGTCACTTTTTATTTATTTATTAGAGGTGAATGCGACTCTTTTTCGTTCTAGTAATAACGGAACAGCAACACAAGCCACATTTAATGATTCTACAATCTCACTATGCGGAATTGTAATTGTTTCATTAAAAGCTTCTTGAATTTTTTTATGAATACCTTGACCTTCATTACCCAAGATTAATGCAGTACGTTTAGACCAATCAACTTCCCAGTAGGGTTTTGAGGATTTTTTTAAATTTTTATTTTGGCTACTAGTAGAAAAAATATTAAATCCTACATTTGATAATTCAGATAAAGACTTTAATAAAGAATTTATTATTTCTTCTTCACTTCCTTCAAACCTTTGAAATGGGATTTGAAAGACCGCACCAGTCGATGCTCTTAATGCTTTTTGGCTTAATGGGTGCGCACCTCCAGCTAAAAAAATTGCATCAACACCAGCAGCTAAAGCAGTTCTAAAAAGATTACCCATATTCCCAGGATCTTGAATCCTATCGAGAACAAGAACAAAATCATCTTTACTATTGAATTGATAATTAAGTATCGATGAGATTTCTACTAATGCTGCAATGCCATCTGGATTAACTGTTGAAATTGCTGAAGCTAAAACCTCTTCTGAGACCAAAGTTATTAATGATTGATCAAACTTTTTGCTAAGATTTTGGTTCTTTTTGAGCCATTTTTCAGTAACTAGAATTTTAGAGGGGGAATTTCCAGACTTCAACAATTCTTCAATAAGATGAGTACCCTCTATACAAAAAAAATCTTTGTTCTTGCGAGAGGATCCTCTTTTAAATGATCTAAATCTTTTAACTAGATTATTATTTTTACTAGTTATTTTAAAAAAATTATTTTCTATGAGGAATTTAAAAATTTTGTGGTCAATTTCATTGTAATTCCATAAACGATTGGATCAATAATTTTTAAAATTTAATTCCCTAAAAATTGATTGATACATTTTTACTTTTTATTAATATTATGGACGTTACATAGGGTGGACTTACTAATGTTAGTTTGTCATTATAAACCTAATAAACTAAGTCTTAATGATTTGCGGCAGCGAAAAGAATTCATATTTTAAATCGCAAAATTTAAAAATTCTTGGCCAAGGTAAACTAAACGGGATTGTTGAAATAAGTGGTGCGAAGAATTCGGCATTAGTTTTAATGGCGGCTTCATTATTAACCAATGAAAGAATAACTCTTGAGAATGTTCCTCGTCTTACCGATATAGAAAAAATGGGGCATATCCTTAAGTATTTAGGGGTTAATTTAGTAGATAAAAACAATAAATTAGAGATAGATTCAAAAAATGTTTCCATTACAGAAGAACTTCCATATGAACTTGTTAATGGACTGAGAGCTAGTTTCTTTTGTATCGGTGCTTTATTAAGTAAATTTGGAAAGGCTAAAGTGCCTTTGCCTGGAGGTTGCAATATCGGTTCAAGACCTATAGATGAGCATATTAATGGACTTAAAGCATTAGGAGCTGAAATTATTATAAAAAAAGGAATTGTCGTAGCAAAAATAAAGGAAAAGAAAAATAAACTGCATGGTACTCATATCAAATTAAAGTGCCCAAGCGTAGGAGCAACTGAAACTTTAATAATGGCTGCTTCATTAG contains these protein-coding regions:
- a CDS encoding TrmH family RNA methyltransferase codes for the protein MFKFLIENNFFKITSKNNNLVKRFRSFKRGSSRKNKDFFCIEGTHLIEELLKSGNSPSKILVTEKWLKKNQNLSKKFDQSLITLVSEEVLASAISTVNPDGIAALVEISSILNYQFNSKDDFVLVLDRIQDPGNMGNLFRTALAAGVDAIFLAGGAHPLSQKALRASTGAVFQIPFQRFEGSEEEIINSLLKSLSELSNVGFNIFSTSSQNKNLKKSSKPYWEVDWSKRTALILGNEGQGIHKKIQEAFNETITIPHSEIVESLNVACVAVPLLLERKRVAFTSNK
- the lpdA gene encoding dihydrolipoyl dehydrogenase — protein: MTDSSFDFDVIVIGAGYGGFDAAKHAASKGLKVAIVESSDMGGTCVNKGCVPSKALLAATGKVREIGNYEHLAKFGIHAAPVRFERSKIADHANNLVLNVRENLTKTLKRSGVEIILGIGRLEGNQKVGVRDKNGIDKIYTCKNIVIATGSSPFVPRGITLDNRTVFTSDDAVKLEWLPRWIAIIGSGYIGLEFADVYTALGCEVTMIEALENIMPTFDPDITKIAKKNLIQSRDIDTKSNVFATKITPGCPVKIELTDANSKEVIETLEVDAVLVATGRSPNSNNLNLESVGIETVKGFIPIDDQMRVKNGEEIIPNIWAVGDVTGKLMLAHTAAAQGTIAVENICGGKVAINYKSIPAATFTHPEISSVGLSEAEAKEISAEENFTLGIVKSFFKANSKALAEMESDGLLKLIFNKDNGKVLGAHIFGLHAADLIQEISNAISRNQDVIELSKEVHTHPTLSEVVEVAYKQAASQIK